A genomic stretch from Helianthus annuus cultivar XRQ/B chromosome 1, HanXRQr2.0-SUNRISE, whole genome shotgun sequence includes:
- the LOC110867829 gene encoding monofunctional riboflavin biosynthesis protein RIBA 3, chloroplastic yields MDSILFHHPPFTTTTHPTTYALPKQPPPLSTLKPSTLTCRALGDITGGENGAVFGVSSSNPGELFPSPENSENFNTIKAEITPETVDFFVSDADGDPDCPSDGFSSVEDALSTLRRGKLVIVVDDENGVIEGNFVFPASFTTPETIGFVMRHGSGIISVGMTSEDLERLNLPLMSPENENSLAPSFTITVDSIDTATGVSASDRAKTILALASLDSGPESFRRPGHVFPLKYRPGGVLRRAGHTEASVDLVQLAGLDPVSVLSTIVNPEDGSIAPLDRLRSLAVDHDIPVVLITDLIRYRRKRERLVEKIAISRLPTRWGLFEAHCYQNKLDGTEHIAVVKGDIGNGLDVLVRVHSECLTGDIFGSGRCDCGNQLSLAMEIIEESGRGVLIYLRGHEGRGIGLGHKLRAYNLQDLGHDTVEANLELGFAPDAREYGIGAQMLRDIGVQTMRLMTNNPAKFTGLKGYGLAIVERVPVMTPITDENRRYLETKRTKMGHIYGSDIPDL; encoded by the exons atggATTCCATCTTATTCCACCACCCACCGTTCACCACCACAACACACCCAACAACCTACGCCCTTCCTAAACAACCACCACCACTTTCCACCCTCAAGCCATCAACTCTCACTTGCCGTGCACTCGGAGACATCACCGGTGGCGAAAACGGTGCCGTTTTCGGCGTTTCAAGCTCCAACCCCGGTGAACTATTCCCCTCCCCAGAAAATTCAGAAAATTTCAATACAATTAAAGCCGAAATCACCCCCGAAACCGTTGATTTCTTCGTTAGTGATGCCGACGGTGATCCCGATTGCCCCTCAGACGGCTTCTCCTCCGTCGAGGACGCCCTTTCCACTCTCCGGCGAGGAAAG CTTGTGATCGTGGTGGATGATGAAAACGGCGTTATCGAAGGAAACTTTGTGTTTCCGGCGAGTTTCACGACACCGGAAACCATCGGCTTCGTGATGAGACATGGCTCCGGCATCATATCCGTAGGTATGACGTCAGAAGATCTTGAAAGATTAAACCTCCCTTTAATGTCTCCGGAAAATGAAAACTCATTGGCTCCATCTTTCACAATCACCGTG GATTCGATTGATACGGCTACCGGAGTGTCGGCTTCGGATCGGGCGAAGACGATTCTCGCGTTAGCTTCTCTGGACTCTGGGCCCGAAAGTTTTAGACGGCCGGGCCATGTGTTTCCGTTGAAGTATCGGCCCGGTGGGGTTCTAAGACGGGCGGGTCACACCGAGGCGTCTGTGGATCTTGTTCAACTTGCGGGGTTGGATCCGGTTTCGGTTCTTTCGACTATTGTGAACCCTGAGGATGGTTCTATCGCGCCATTGGACCGGTTGAGATCACTAGCTGTTGATCATGACATTCCCGTTGTTTTGATCACTGATTTGATTAG GTATAGAAGAAAGCGAGAGAGACTAGTTGAAAAGATCGCGATTTCTCGGCTGCCAACAAGGTGGGGTTTGTTTGAAGCTCATTGCTATCAAAACAAACTAGACGGAACCGAACATATAGCCGTTGTCAAG GGGGACATTGGGAACGGGCTTGATGTGTTAGTACGTGTCCACTCAGAATGTTTGACCGGAGATATATTCGGGTCGGGTCGTTGCGATTGTGGCAATCAATTATCATTAGCGATGGAAATCATCGAGGAATCCGGAAGAGGAGTACTTATCTATCTTCGCGGACACGAAGGTAGAGGCATAGGCTTAGGTCACAAGTTACGAGCGTATAACTTGCAAGATCTCGGTCATGACACCGTAGAAGCCAATCTAGAACTCGGGTTTGCTCCTGATGCACGTGAATACGGGATTGGAGCCCAG ATGTTACGAGACATTGGAGTTCAAACGATGCGCCTAATGACTAACAACCCGGCTAAGTTTACCGGGCTCAAGGGCTATGGTTTGGCAATTGTGGAACGAGTTCCGGTCATGACTCCAATTACCGATGAAAATAGGAGGTACTTGGAAACTAAGAGAACAAAGATGGGCCATATATATGGATCTGATATACCAGACCTTTAA
- the LOC110867830 gene encoding uncharacterized protein LOC110867830, producing MEEVASLWSYQENVDELKQRLMYTTLELEAVKAENDEEIRRNREAVKRLLQSLKIVCQERDEAKDQLQKLLNKTIPSNDQQMFKTTNALIANGFDQVRQHHQGPLMMPMKANSSVSESNSLNHSSSPVDSLFDPISSPEFSNINVETPFVQDYDQNGGYSNHLNGLMNVQKVDQATLVMEGMIKGKTLPQKGNLLEAVVEAGPLLQTLMLAGPLPRWRNPPSLKTVHIPSMVTVVDQITAAQKLDVGNQNKLISPMMMLKQSQPYAQMACGSSSQMMAGGGGVLSYGAVNFASNFQGRMVEACPSASNLGTIAKKQRLH from the exons atgGAGGAAGTTGCATCTTTATGGAGTTATCAAGAG AATGTGGATGAACTTAAACAGAGGCTTATGTACACAACACTTGAATTAGAAGCCGTTAAAGCCGAAAACGATGAAGAAATAAGAAGGAACAGGGAAGCGGTTAAACGATTGTTACAGTCGCTAAAGATTGTTTGTCAAGAAAGAGATGAAGCTAAAGATCAACTTCAAAAGCTACTAAACAAGACTATCCCCTCAAATGACCAACAAATGTTCAAGACAACGAACGCGTTGATTGCAAATGGTTTTGATCAAGTTCGACAGCATCATCAAGGCCCGTTAATGATGCCCATGAAGGCAAATTCAAGTGTTAGTGAATCAAATAGTCTTAATCATAGCTCGTCTCCTGTTGACTCGCTTTTTGACCCGATCTCGTCCCCCGAGTTTTCGAATATTAATGTTGAAACACCCTTTGTTCAAGATTATGATCAAAATGGTGGGTATTCAAATCATTTGAATGGTTTGATGAATGTGCAAAAAGTGGATCAAGCTACTTTGGTCATGGAGGGTATGATTAAAGGCAAGACTTTGCCACAAAAGGGGAATTTACTCGAGGCAGTAGTGGAAGCGGGCCCGCTTCTGCAAACATTGATGCTGGCGGGCCCACTTCCCAGATGGCGGAATCCGCCATCATTAAAGACGGTCCACATCCCGTCAATGGTGACTGTAGTTGATCAGATCACTGCAGCCCAGAAGCTAGACGTCGGGAATCAAAATAAGTTGATATCACCAATGATGATGTTGAAGCAATCACAACCGTACGCGCAAATGGCTTGTGGGAGTTCTTCTCAAATGATGgctggtggcggcggtgttttGAGTTACGGCGCGGTTAATTTTGCTAGTAATTTTCAAGGGAGGATGGTGGAAGCTTGCCCTAGTGCTAGTAATTTAGGCACAATAGCAAAAAAGCAAAGATTACATTAA
- the LOC110867837 gene encoding 50S ribosomal protein L24, whose amino-acid sequence MGWKAAQKLIHHWKILRGDNVMIIRGKDRGETGMIKRVIRSQNRVIVEGKNLVKKHIKQGQGHEGGIFTVEAPLHVSNVQIVDPVTGQPCKVGIRYQEDGTKVRVSRGIGASGSIIPRPEILKIRTTPRPTIVGHKDTPIELVQEKTYDAKTGKGMPDL is encoded by the exons ATGGGATGGAAAGCTGCTCAGAAGCTCATACATCACTGGAAGATTTTGAGAGGAGATAAT GTGATGATAATTAGGGGCAAAGATAGGGGTGAGACCGGCATGATAAAACGTGTGATTCGCTCTCAGAATCGTGTTATTGTCGAGGGAAAGAACCTG GTAAAGAAACATATAAAGCAAGGGCAAGGTCATGAAGGTGGGATCTTTACTGTAGAAGCCCCTCTTCATGTCTCAAATGTTCAAATTGTTGATCCAGTTACAGG gcaGCCTTGTAAGGTTGGAATAAGGTATCAAGAAGATGGTACTAAAGTAAGAGTTTCAAGAGGCATAGGAGCATCAGGGTCGATTATTCCTCGTcccgagattttgaaaattcggACTACTCCACGCCCAACAATCG TGGGGCACAAGGATACTCCTATTGAGCTGGTGCAGGAGAAGACATATGATGCTAAAACTGGTAAGGGCATGCCAGATCTTTAA